One Oncorhynchus keta strain PuntledgeMale-10-30-2019 chromosome 22, Oket_V2, whole genome shotgun sequence DNA window includes the following coding sequences:
- the LOC118401036 gene encoding CCR4-NOT transcription complex subunit 1 isoform X4, which translates to MNLDSLSLALSQISYLVDNLTKKNYRASQQEIQHIVNRHGPEADRHLLRCLFSHVDFSGDGKSSGKDFHQFLIQECVSLISKPNFISTLCYAIDNPLHYQKSLKPSAHLFTQLSKVLKLSKVQEVIFGLALLNSCNADLRGFAAQFVKQKLPDLLRSYVDADLGVNQEGGFQDIAIEVLHLLLSHLLFGQKGASGVGQEQIDAFLKTLCRDFPQARCPVVLAPLLYPEKRDILMDRILPDSGELAKTMMESSLAEFMQEVGYGFCASLDECRNIILQYGVREVTASQVARVLGMMARTHSGLSDGIPLQSISAPGSGIWSDGKDKSDGSQAHTWNVEVLIDVVKEVNPNLNFKEVTYELDHPGFMIRDSKGLQMVVYGIQRGLGMEVFPVDLIYRPWKHAEGQLSFIQHSLMSPDVFCFADYPCHTVAIDILKAPPEDDNREIATWKSLDLVESLLRLSEVGQYEQVKQLFSFPIKHCPDMLVLALLQISTSWHTLRHELISTLMPIFLGNHPNSAIILHYAWHGQGQSPSIRQLIMHSMAEWYMRGEQYDQAKLSRILDVAQDLKSLSMLLNGTPFAFVIDLAALASRREYLKLDKWLTDKIREHGVGGEPFIQACVTFLKRRCPSIMGGLAPEKDQPKSAQLPPETMATMLGCLQSCAGSVSQELSETILTMVANCSNVMNKARQPPPGVMPKGRAPSTSSLDAISPVQVSVSPLQMDPLTAMGSLNLSSSATSHTQSMQGFPTPLGSAFSNPQSPAKAFPPLSNPNPSTPFGGIGSLSSQLGNTGPLGSGIGSGLGMPAVSSDPFGTRKMSTPGLNPTTFQQSKMKASDLSQVWPEANQHFSKEIDDEANSYFQRIYNHPPHPTMSVDEVLEMLQRFKDSTIKREREVFNCMLRNLFEEYRFFPQYPDKELHITACLFGGIIEKGLVTYMALGLALRYVLEALRKPFGSKMYYFGIAALDRFKNRLKDYPQYCQHLASIGHFLQFPLHLQEYIEYGQQSRDPPVKMQGSITTPGSLALAQAQAQSQPPKAPQPGQPSTLVTTATATTTVAKTTTITRPTPGSFKKDVPPSINTTNIDTLLVATDQTERIVEPPENVQEKIAFIFNNLSQSNMTQKVEELKETVKEEFMPWVSQYLVMKRVSIEPNFHSLYSNFLDTLKNPEFVKMVLNETYRNIKVLLTSDKAAANFSDRSLLKNLGHWLGMITLAKNKPILYTDLEVKSLLLEAYVKGQQELLYVVPFVAKVLESSLRSVIFRPQNPWTMAIMNVLAELHTEHDLKLNLKFEIEVLCKNLSLDINDLKPGTLLKDKDKLKTLEEQLSAPKKEAKPPEEMIPIVSTGIQHFQTGMPLVGDFLPFAAAPSTPAPTTTCSATGPPTPQFSYHDINVYALAGLAPHINININIPLLQAHPQLKQCVRQSIERAVQELVHPVVDRSIKIAMTTCEQIVRKDFALDSEESRMRVAAHHMMRNLTAGMAMITCREPLLMSIATNLKNSFAAALRAPTPQQREMMEEAAARVAQDNCELACCFIQKTAVEKAGPEMDKRLATEFELRKHARQEGRRYCDPVVLTYQAERMPEQIRLKVGGVDPKQLAVYEEFARNVPGFLPSNDLSQPTGFLAQPMKQQAWATDDVAQIYDKCMADLEQHLHAIPPALSMNPQTQALRSLLEAVALARNSRDGIAALGLLQKAVEGLLDATSGADADLLLRYRECHLLVLKALQDGRAYGPLWCNKQITRCLIECRDEYKYNVEAVELLIRNHLVNMQQYDLHLAQSMENGLHYMAVAFAMQLVKLLLVDERSVSHITEADLFHTIETLMRTSAHSRANAPEGLPQLMDVVRSNYEAMIDRAHGGPNFMMHSGISQASEYDDPPGLREKAEYLLREWVNLYHSAAAGRDSTKAFSAFVGQMHQQGILKTDDLITRFFRLCTEMCVEISYRAQAEQQHNPAASAAIIRAKCYHNLDAFVRLIALLVKHSGEATNTVTKINLLNKVLGIVVGVLIQDHDVRQTEFQQLPYHRIFIMLLLELNAPEHVLETINFQTLTAFCNTFHILRPTKAPGFVYAWLELISHRIFIARMLAHTPQQKGWPMYAQLLIDLFKYLAPFLRNVELNKPMQILYKGTLRVLLVLLHDFPEFLCDYHYGFCDVIPPNCIQLRNLILSAFPRNMRLPDPFTPNLKVDMLSEINIAPRILTNFTGVMPSQFKKDLDSYLKTRSPVTFLSELRSNLQVGGATLGPWKYLQHNDTSLEQVSNEPGNRYNIQLINALVLYVGTQAIAHIHNKGSTPSMSTITHSAHMDIFQNLAVDLDTEGRYLFLNAIANQLRYPNSHTHYFSCTMLYLFAEANTEAIQEQITRVLLERLIVNRPHPWGLLITFIELIKNPAFKFWSHDFVHCAPEIEKLFQSVAQCCMGQKQAQQVMEGTGAS; encoded by the exons ATGAATCTTGACTCGCTCTCGCTGGCTTTGTCTCAAATCAGCTACCTGGTGGACAATTTAACAAAGAAAAACTACAGAGCCAGCCAGCAGGAAATACAGCAT ATTGTGAATCGTCACGGCCCTGAGGCGGACAGGCATTTATTACGCTGTCTCTTCTCCCATGTGGATTTCAGTGGTGATGGTAAAAGCAGTGGCAAAGATTTTCATCAG TTTCTGATCCAGGAGTGTGTTTCACTGATTTCAAAGCCTAATTTTATTTCAACACTTTGCTACGCCATCGACAATCCTTTGCACTACCAGAAG AGTTTGAAGCCGTCGGCCCACTTGTTCACTCAGTTGAGTAAAGTTCTCAAGCTAAGCAAGGTTCAAGAA GTGATATTTGGCCTTGCTTTGCTCAATTCGTGCAACGCAGACCTTCGTGGTTTTG CCGCGCAGTTCGTCAAACAAAAGCTCCCTGATCTCCTCCGCTCGTACGTGGACGCTGACCTTGGCGTTAACCAGGAAGGTGGCTTCCAAGATATTGCCATAGAGGTACTGCACCTGCTCCTCTCCCATCTTCTGTTTGGCCAGAAGGGAGCCAGTGGCGTCGGACAAGAGCAGATTGACGCTTTCCTCAAGACACTGTGCAGAG attTCCCGCAGGCGCGCTGCCCTGTGGTGCTTGCACCGCTGCTGTACCCTGAAAAACGGGACATTCTGATGGACAGGATTCTGCCAGACTCGGGAGAGTTAGCCAAGACCATGATGGAGAGTTCTCTTGCAGAGTTCATGCAGGAAGTTGGCTATGGCTTTTGTGCAAG CCTTGATGAATGCCGCAACATAATTCTACAGTATGGGGTACGAGAGGTTACTGCCAGCCAGGTGGCCAGGGTCCTGGGGATGATGGCTCGTACCCACTCTGGCTTGTCTGATGGAATCCCCCTACAG TCCATCTCTGCTCCCGGCAGTGGCATTTGGAGTGATGGAAAGGACAAAAGTGATGGTTCTCAGGCCCACACTTGGAATGTAGAAGTTCTGATTGACGTGGTCAAAGAAGTT AACCCCAATCTGAACTTCAAAGAGGTGACCTACGAGCTCGATCACCCTGGCTTTATGATCCGGGACAGTAAGGGTCTTCAGATGGTGGTGTATGGGATCCAGAGGGGCCTGGGTATGGAAGTGTTCCCTGTCGACCTCATCTACCGGCCCTGGAAGCATGCTGAGGGACAG CTGTCATTCATTCAGCACTCCCTCATGAGCCCAGATGTGTTCTGCTTCGCTGACTACCCCTGCCACACCGTAGCCATCGACATACTGAAGGCGCCACCCGAGGACGATAACAGGGAGATAGCCACCTG GAAGAGCCTGGACCTGGTGGAGAGCCTCCTGCGCCTCTCTGAGGTGGGCCAGTACGAGCAGGTGAAGCAGCTCTTCAGTTTCCCCATCAAACACTGTCCTGACATGCTGGTGCTGGCGCTGCTGCAGATCAGCACCTCCTGGCACACCCTGCGCCACGAGCTCATCTCCACCCTCATGCCCATCTTCCTGGGCAACCACCCCAACTCCGCCATCATCTTGCACTACGCGTGGCACGGACAGGGCCAGTCCCCCTCTATCCGCCAGCTGATCATGCACTCGATGGCAGAGTGGTACATGAGAGGAGAGCAGTACGACCAGGCCAAGCTGTCCCGCATCCTGGATGTGGCCCAGGACTTGAAG tctctttcaATGCTGCTAAATGGTACTCCATTTGCCTTTGTTATTGACCTTGCTGCACTTGCCTCTCGCCGTGAATACCTCAAACTTGACAAATGGCTGACTGACAAAATCCGAGAGCACGGGGTGGGTGGC GAGCCCTTCATCCAGGCATGTGTAACGTTCCTGAAGAGGCGCTGTCCCTCTATTATGGGTGGTCTGGCCCCAGAGAAGGACCAGCCCAAAAGCGCCCAGCTCCCCCCGGAAACGATGGCTACCATGCTGGGCTGTCTGCAGTCCTGTGCCGG GAGTGTGTCTCAAGAGCTCTCTGAGACTATCTTGACCATGGTTGCCAACTGTAGCAACGTCATGAACAAAGCCCGCCAGCCACCACCGGGGGTCATGCCAAAGGGACGTGCTCCCAGCACCAGCAGCCTAGACGCCATTTCCCCTGTGCAGGTATCGGTGTCTCCTCTCCAG ATGGATCCCCTGACAGCCATGGGTTCACTGAACCTGAGcagctctgccacctctcacaCACAGAGCATGCAGGGCTTCCCTACCCCGCTGGGCTCTGCCTTCAGCAACCCCCAGTCCCCAGCTAAGGCCTTCCCTCCACTgtccaaccccaaccccagcacACCGTTTGGGGGGATTGGAAGCCTCTCTTCACAGCTAGGTAACACAG GTCCGCTGGGATCAGGCATTGGTTCTGGTCTTGGAATGCCAGCGGTGAGCAGCGATCCGTTTGGGACGAGGAAGATGAGCACACCGGGCCTGAATCCGACCACCTTTCAGCAGAGTAAGATGAAGGCCT CTGACTTATCTCAGGTGTGGCCCGAGGCTAACCAGCACTTTAGTAAGGAGATTGACGATGAGGCTAACAGTTACTTCCAGCGCATCTACAACCACCCTCCGCACCCCACCATGTCTGTGGATGAG GTGCTGGAGATGTTGCAGAGGTTCAAGGACTCCACCATCAAGCGAGAGCGGGAGGTCTTTAACTGTATGCTGAGGAACTTGTTTGAGGAGTACCGCTTCTTCCCCCAGTACCCCGACAAGGAGCTGCACATCACCGCCTGCCTGTTCGGGGGGATCATCGAGAAGGGTCTTGTCACCTACATGGCCCTTGGACTGGCCCTCAGATATGTCCTTGAAGCCTTAAGGAAGCCATTTGGATCCAAAATGTATTACTTTGGAATCGCTGCTCTAGATAGATTCAAAAATAG gctgaAGGACTATCCCCAATATTGTCAGCACTTGGCCTCGATCGGCCACTTTCTGCAATTCCCCCTTCATTTGCAAGAG TATATCGAGTATGGCCAACAGTCACGGGATCCTCCAGTGAAGATGCAAGGATCCATCACCACCCCTGGAAGCCTGGCGTTGGCTCAAGCTCAGGCCCAGTCTCAGCCTCCCAAAGCCCCCCAGCCTGGACAGCCCAGCACCCTGGTCACCACAGCTACCGCCACCACCACTGTCGCCAAAACCACTACCATCACCCGACCTACCCCTGGCAGCTTCAAGAAGGATGTGCCG CCTTCCATCAACACCACAAACATTGACACTCTGCTAGTAGCAACAGACCAAACTGAGAGGATTGTGGAACCCCCAGAGAATGTTCAAGAGAAAATTGCTTTCATCTTCAATAACCTGTCACAATCCAACATGACACAGAAG GTCGAGGAGTTAAAGGAAACTGTGAAAGAGGAGTTTATGCCCTGGGTTTCCCAGTATCTTGTCATGAAAAGGGTCAGCATCGAGCCCAACTTCCACAGCCTATATTCCAACTTTCTAGACACCCTGAAGAACCCCGAGTTTGTCAAAATGGTCCTGAATGAAACTTACAGAAACATCAAG GTTCTCCTTACCTCTGATAAGGCAGCTGCAAACTTCTCTGATCGATCCCTACTGAAGAACTTGGGCCACTGGCTTGGCATGATCACTCTGGCTAAAAACAAGCCCATCCTGTACACG GATTTGGAGGTGAAATCCCTCTTGTTGGAAGCCTATGTCAAGGGGCAGCAGGAGCTACTCTATGTGGTCCCGTTTGTGGCCAAAGTCCTGGAATCCAGTTTGCGTAGTGTG ATCTTCCGACCTCAGAATCCCTGGACCATGGCCATCATGAATGTTCTGGCAGAGTTGCATACGGAACATGATCTAAAG CTGAACTTAAAGTTTGAGATTGAGGTGCTGTGTAAGAACTTATCACTGGACATCAACGACCTGAAGCCTGGCACCCTGCTGAAAGACAAAGACAAGTTGAAGACTCTGGAGGAGCAGCTCTCTGCACCAAAGAAAGAGGCCAAGCCCCCTGAAGAAATGATCCCTATTGTTAGCACAGGTATCCAGCACTTTCAAACTGGGATGCCCCTTGTCG GAGACTTTCTTCCATTTGCAGCTGCACCATCCACTCCCGCCCCAACCACCACTTGCTCAGCTACTGGGCCCCCTACCCCGCAGTTTAGCTATCATGACATCAATGTGTACGCCCTTGCAGGGCTAGCCCCTCACATCAATATCAACATCAAC ATCCCCTTGCTTCAAGCCCACCCTCAGCTCAAGCAGTGTGTGAGACAGTCCATTGAGCGGGCTGTGCAAGAGCTTGTCCACCCCGTAGTGGACCGCTCCATCAAGATTGCCATGACCACCTGCGAGCAGATCGTCAGGAAGGACTTTGCTCTGGACTCGGAGGAGTCGCGCATGCGTGTGGCAGCTCATCATATGATGCGCAACTTGACCGCCGGCATGGCCATGATCACCTGCCGGGAGCCCCTGCTCATGAGCATCGCCACCAACCTGAAGAACAGCTTTGCCGCTGCCCTCAGG GCCCCCACCCCCcagcagagagagatgatggaggaaGCTGCTGCCAGGGTTGCCCAGGACAACTGTGAGCTGGCCTGCTGCTTCATCCAGAAGACTGCAGTGGAGAAGGCTGGCCCAGAGATGGACAAGAGGCTGGCGACG GAGTTTGAGCTGAGGAAGCATGCCCGTCAGGAGGGCCGTCGCTACTGTGACCCCGTTGTGCTGACCTACCAGGCTGAGCGCATGCCAGAGCAGATCAGACTCAAG GTTGGAGGCGTAGACCCCAAACAGCTGGCGGTGTATGAGGAGTTTGCCCGGAATGTTCCAGGCTTCCTACCCAGCAACGACCTGTCTCAGCCCACAGGATTCCTTGCCCAGCCCATGAAG caacaggcaTGGGCCACGGACGACGTGGCTCAGATCTATGACAAGTGCATGGCAGACCTGGAGCAGCACCTCCACGCCATCCCTCCAGCGCTGTCCATGAACCCTCAGACCCAGGCTTTGCGCAGCCTACTGGAGGCTGTGGCCCTAGCCAGGAACTCCCGGGATGGCATTGCCGCTCTGGGCCTGCTGCAGAAG GCTGTGGAGGGTCTGCTGGATGCTACCAGTGGTGCCGATGCCGACTTGCTTCTGCGGTACAGAGAGTGCCACCTGCTGGTGCTCAAAGCCCTCCAGGACGGCCGGGCATACGGGCCACTGTGGTGCAACAAGCAGATTACCAG GTGCCTGATTGAGTGCCGTGATGAGTACAAGTACAACGTGGAGGCTGTGGAGCTGCTGATCAGAAACCACCTGGTCAACATGCAGCAGTACGACCTGCACCTGGCACAG TCTATGGAGAATGGGCTGCACTACATGGCGGTGGCGTTTGCCATGCAGCTGGTGAAGCTGCTGTTGGTGGATGAGCGCAGTGTGAGCCACATTACCGAGGCAGACTTGTTCCACACTATCGAGACTCTGATGCGAACCAGCGCCCACTCCAGGGCCAACGCACCTGAGGG GCTTCCTCAGCTGATGGACGTGGTCCGTTCCAACTACGAGGCCATGATCGACCGGGCCCACGGAGGACCCAACTTTATGATGCACTCTGGCATCTCCCAGGCATCCGAGTACGACGACCCACCGGGCCTGAGGGAGAAGGCTGAGTACCTGCTGAGGGAATGGGTCAACCTGTACCACTCTGCAGCTGCCGGCCGGGACAGTACCAAGGCCTTCTCTGCCTTTGTGGGCCAG ATGCACCAGCAGGGCATTCTGAAGACCGATGACCTGATCACTCGTTTCTTCCGGCTGTGCACGGAGATGTGTGTGGAGATTAGCTACCGCGCCcaggccgagcagcagcacaacccCGCGGCCAGCGCCGCCATCATCAGAGCCAAGTGTTACCATAACCTGGATGCCTTTGTGCGCCTCATCGCCCTGCTGGTCAAGCACTCCGGAGAGGCCACCAACACTGTCACCAAGATCAACCTGCTCAACAAG GTTCTAGGTATTGTGGTTGGAGTGTTGATCCAGGACCATGATGTGAGGCAGACTGAGTTCCAGCAGTTGCCTTACCACCGCATCTTCATCATGCTGTTGCTCGAGCTCAATGCCCCCGAGCACGTGCTGGAGACCATCAACTTCCAGACCCTCACCGCCTTCTG CAACACTTTCCACATCCTGAGGCCTACCAAAGCCCCTGGCTTTGTTTACGCTTGGCTGGAGTTGATCTCTCACCGTATCTTCATCGCCAGGATGCTGGCGCACACCCCACAGCAGAAG GGTTGGCCCATGTATGCCCAACTTCTCATTGATCTGTTCAAGTACCTGGCGCCCTTCCTGAGGAATGTTGAGCTTAACAAACCTATGCAAATCCTCTACAAG GGTACCCTGCGTGTCCTTCTGGTCCTACTGCATGACTTCCCAGAGTTCCTGTGTGACTACCACTACGGCTTCTGCGACGTCATCCCACCCAACTGCATCCAGCTCCGCAACCTGATTCTGAGTGCCTTCCCACGCAACATGAGGCTTCCAGACCCCTTCACTCCCAATCTGAAG GTTGACATGCTCAGCGAGATCAACATTGCGCCGCGCATCCTCACAAACTTCACCGGAGTGATGCCCTCTCAGTTCAAGAAGGATCTGGACTCGTACCTGAAGACGCGCTCCCCCGTCACCTTCCTCTCTGAGCTCCGCAGCAATCTGCAGGTAGGGGGCGCCACTCTGGGTCCCTGGAAGTATTTGCAGCACAACGACACATCTTTAGAACAG GTGTCAAATGAGCCAGGCAACCGTTACAACATCCAGCTGATCAACGCTCTGGTGCTGTATGTGGGAACCCAGGCCATCGCACACATCCACAACAAGGGCAGCACCCCCTCCATGAGCACCATCACTCACTCAGCCCACATGGACATCTTCCAGAACCTGGCTGTGGACCTGGACACTGAGG GGCGTTATCTCTTCCTGAATGCCATTGCCAATCAGCTGCGCTACCCAAACAGCCACACCCATTACTTCAGCTGCACCATGCTGTACCTGTTTGCTGAGGCCAACACTGAGGCAATCCAGGAGCAGATTACCAG GGTTCTTCTGGAGAGGCTGATTGTGAACCGGCCTCATCCCTGGGGACTGCTCATCACCTTCATCGAGCTCATCAAGAATCCCGCCTTCAAGTTCTGGAGCCACGACTTTGTACACTGTGCCCCGGAGATCGAGAA gttgtTCCAGTCAGTGGCTCAGTGCTGCATGGGGCAAAAGCAGGCTCAGCAGGTGATGGAGGGCACTGGtgccagttag